In Zingiber officinale cultivar Zhangliang chromosome 1A, Zo_v1.1, whole genome shotgun sequence, a genomic segment contains:
- the LOC122011876 gene encoding macrophage migration inhibitory factor homolog, protein MPCLNLSTNASLDGVDTSAILSVASKTVARLIGKPEAYVMVVLKGSVPISFGGNEQPAAYGELVSIGGLNPDTNKKLSAAIAEILETKLSVPKSRFFLKFYDTKGSNFGWNGSTF, encoded by the exons ATGCCGTGCCTCAATCTCTCTACCAACGCCTCCCTCGACGGCGTCGACACCTCGGCCATCCTCTCCGTGGCCTCCAAGACTGTCGCCAGGCTCATCGGAAAGCCAGAAGCC TATGTGATGGTGGTGCTTAAGGGGTCGGTGCCGATCTCCTTCGGTGGCAACGAGCAGCCTGCGGCGTACGGCGAGCTGGTTTCCATCGGCGGCCTCAATCCCGACACCAACAAGAAACTGAGCGCTGCCATCGCGGAAATCCTCGAGACCAAGCTGTCCGTCCCCAAATCCcgcttcttcctcaagttttatgACACCAAG GGTTCGAACTTCGGGTGGAATGGATCCACTTTCTAG